A single genomic interval of Daucus carota subsp. sativus chromosome 1, DH1 v3.0, whole genome shotgun sequence harbors:
- the LOC108204284 gene encoding protein phosphatase 2C 53 isoform X2, producing MDSNCVGVSLPAESSAGPSVSGKENDLISNDAVIQESEEDDLLSVEGDNILDSSFSFSAISDSSSIGADEILAFEALSDMGRPSTLVADKNVGGTVVITKPGGFIESDVTMDVKDSLAVTVGIEDNLANGPDHKPAAVVQLPPEQGSGGPAVRSVFEIDYVPLWGFTSLCGRRPEMEDALATVPRFMKIPIQMLIGDRALDGVTKCLSHLTAHFFGVYDGHGGSQVANYCRERFHSALAEELDLLMAKLKEGSTNDDCQEQWRKAFSNTFLKVDAEIGGEANGAPVAPETVGSTAAVAIVCSSHIIVANCGDSRVVLCRGKEPLALSVDHKPNREDEYARIEAAGGKVIQWNGHRVFGVLAMSRSIGDRYLKPWIIPDPEVMFIPRTRDDECLILASDGLWDVMSNEEVCEMARKRILLWHKKNGVTLPMERGEIIDPAAQAAAECLSNRALQKGSKDNITVIVVDLKAQRKFKSKS from the exons ATGGACTCTAATTGCGTAGGGGTGTCTCTGCCTGCAGAAAGTAGTGCCGGACCTTCGGTATCTGGAAAGGAAAATGACCTGATTTCTAATGATGCTGTAATCCAGGAAAGCGAGGAAGATGATCTTTTATCAGTGGAAGGTGATAATATCCTAGATAGCTCCTTTTCTTTCTCAGCGATAAGCGATTCTAGCAGCATCGGCGCTGACGAAATTTTAGCTTTTGAAGCTCTGTCTGATATGGGAAGACCAAGTACTTTAGTTGCCGATAAAAATGTCGGCGGTACTGTGGTTATAACCAAGCCCGGAGGTTTCATAGAGTCGGACGTCACAATGGATGTGAAGGATTCACTTGCTGTCACTGTGGGTATTGAAGATAATCTTGCCAATGGGCCTGATCACAAACCAGCTGCAGTTGTCCAGTTACCCCCAGAACAAGGATCTGGTGGACCTGCTGTACGCAGTGTTTTTGAGATTGATTATGTACCCCTCTGGGGATTCACATCTTTATGTGGACGGAGACCAGAAATGGAAGATGCACTTGCAACCGTACCCAGGTTTATGAAAATTCCTATTCAAATGCTAATCGGTGATCGAGCACTTGATGGAGTGACGAAATGTTTAAGTCACTTGACAGCTCACTTCTTTGGAGTCTATGATGGTCATGGTGGCTCTCAG GTTGCAAACTATTGTCGGGAGCGATTCCATTCTGCTTTGGCTGAGGAGTTGGACCTTCTTATGGCCAAATTGAAGGAAGGAAGTACTAATGATGATTGCCAAGAACAGTGGAGGAAAGCATTTAGCAATACTTTTCTCAAGGTTGATGCTGAGATTGGAGGAGAAGCTAATGGTGCACCTGTTGCTCCTGAAACTGTTGGCTCTACTGCCGCTGTTGCTATTGTTTGCTCCTCTCATATCATTGTGGCTAATTGTGGTGATTCTAGAGTGGTCCTGTGCCGTGGAAAAGAACCCTTGGCACTGTCAGTGGATCATAAA CCAAATCGTGAAGACGAATATGCGAGGATTGAAGCGGCTGGAGGCAAAGTCATACAGTGGAATGGCCATCGTGTGTTTGGTGTTCTTGCAATGTCAAGGTCCATAG GTGATAGGTATCTAAAACCCTGGATTATACCTGATCCTGAAGTCATGTTTATACCTCGAACCAGAGATGATGAATGCCTCATTCTTGCGAGCGATGGTTTATGGGATGTTATGAGCAATGAGGAGGTTTGTGAAATGGCTCGAAAACGGATTCTCCTCTGGCATAAAAAAAATGGTGTCACACTTCCCATGGAGAGGGGTGAAATAATTGATCCTGCAGCTCAAGCAGCAGCGGAGTGCCTCTCGAATCGTGCTCTTCAAAAGGGTAGCAAGGACAACATAACTGTGATCGTGGTGGATTTGAAAGCGCAAAGAAAGTTTAAAAGCAAATCATAA
- the LOC108204285 gene encoding uncharacterized protein LOC108204285 — MSLRGARDETCVDIHIPDDIDWKRLDKSRFFCLGSVLFSGVSGALYPIVVLKTRQQVLVNGTPCYKLAGLILRNEGIRGFYRGFSTSLMGTIPARSLYMGTLEIAKSNVSSLAVNFGFSEVAAAPIANAAAGLSAAMVAQLVWTPVDVVSQRLMVQGGSNLSSAMVKYSGGIDAFRKIVYSDGLRGLYRGFGISIFTYAPSNAMWWGSYSVANRFIWSGVGCYNRNKDGGGFRPSSTSVVAVQTVSSVMASGVSALVTMPLDTVKTRMQVLDEGGGRPKVIQTVRNLLNDGGFCACYRGLIPRWISMSMSATTMITTYEFLKRMSTRKPENR; from the coding sequence ATGAGTTTGAGGGGTGCTAGAGATGAAACATGTGTTGATATTCATATTCCTGATGATATAGATTGGAAAAGGCTTGATAAGTCCAGGTTTTTCTGCCTAGGTAGTGTTCTTTTTTCAGGTGTTTCAGGGGCTTTGTATCCAATTGTTGTGTTGAAAACAAGGCAACAGGTTCTAGTTAATGGTACTCCTTGTTATAAATTGGCTGGTTTGATACTGAGAAATGAAGGGATTCGAGGGTTTTATCGCGGTTTTAGTACTTCCTTGATGGGTACAATTCCGGCTAGATCACTTTACATGGGTACCCTTGAGATTGCTAAGAGTAATGTGAGTTCTCTGGCTGTTAATTTTGGGTTTTCGGAAGTGGCTGCAGCTCCGATTGCCAATGCTGCTGCTGGATTGAGTGCTGCTATGGTGGCGCAGCTGGTTTGGACTCCGGTTGATGTTGTTAGTCAGAGGCTAATGGTACAAGGGGGGAGTAATTTGAGTTCTGCTATGGTTAAGTATAGTGGAGGAATTGATGCATTTCGGAAAATTGTGTATTCGGATGGTTTGAGGGGACTTTATAGGGGATTTGGGATATCGATTTTTACCTATGCACCATCGAATGCAATGTGGTGGGGATCTTACTCTGTGGCTAATAGATTCATTTGGAGTGGAGTTGGATGTTATAACCGGAATAAAGATGGAGGGGGCTTTAGGCCGAGTTCAACGTCTGTGGTGGCTGTGCAGACTGTGAGTTCAGTAATGGCTAGCGGAGTTTCAGCCTTGGTGACAATGCCACTTGATACTGTCAAGACAAGAATGCAGGTTTTGGATGAAGGAGGAGGGCGTCCAAAGGTTATTCAGACGGTGAGGAATCTGTTGAATGATGGCGGATTTTGTGCTTGTTATAGAGGGCTGATTCCAAGGTGGATTTCAATGTCGATGTCTGCAACAACTATGATCACTACTTACGAGTTTCTTAAGAGAATGTCTACCAGAAAACCAGAGAATCGGTAA
- the LOC108204284 gene encoding protein phosphatase 2C 53 isoform X1, with amino-acid sequence MEEMASAVALPFRLGNLICDNTTTRTHMDITKLKLMTDNTGLLADSVTKSPAECTSGKSEVIICDDSEMDSNCVGVSLPAESSAGPSVSGKENDLISNDAVIQESEEDDLLSVEGDNILDSSFSFSAISDSSSIGADEILAFEALSDMGRPSTLVADKNVGGTVVITKPGGFIESDVTMDVKDSLAVTVGIEDNLANGPDHKPAAVVQLPPEQGSGGPAVRSVFEIDYVPLWGFTSLCGRRPEMEDALATVPRFMKIPIQMLIGDRALDGVTKCLSHLTAHFFGVYDGHGGSQVANYCRERFHSALAEELDLLMAKLKEGSTNDDCQEQWRKAFSNTFLKVDAEIGGEANGAPVAPETVGSTAAVAIVCSSHIIVANCGDSRVVLCRGKEPLALSVDHKPNREDEYARIEAAGGKVIQWNGHRVFGVLAMSRSIGDRYLKPWIIPDPEVMFIPRTRDDECLILASDGLWDVMSNEEVCEMARKRILLWHKKNGVTLPMERGEIIDPAAQAAAECLSNRALQKGSKDNITVIVVDLKAQRKFKSKS; translated from the exons ATGGAGGAGATGGCCTCGGCTGTTGCTTTACCATTTAGATTAGGTAATTTAATATGCGATAACACAACTACAAGAACCCATATGGATATTACTAAGCTCAAGTTGATGACAGACAATACAGGTTTATTGGCTGACTCTGTAACTAAAAGTCCTGCCGAGTGTACTTCGGGTAAGAGTGAGGTCATCATCTGTGATGATTCTGAGATGGACTCTAATTGCGTAGGGGTGTCTCTGCCTGCAGAAAGTAGTGCCGGACCTTCGGTATCTGGAAAGGAAAATGACCTGATTTCTAATGATGCTGTAATCCAGGAAAGCGAGGAAGATGATCTTTTATCAGTGGAAGGTGATAATATCCTAGATAGCTCCTTTTCTTTCTCAGCGATAAGCGATTCTAGCAGCATCGGCGCTGACGAAATTTTAGCTTTTGAAGCTCTGTCTGATATGGGAAGACCAAGTACTTTAGTTGCCGATAAAAATGTCGGCGGTACTGTGGTTATAACCAAGCCCGGAGGTTTCATAGAGTCGGACGTCACAATGGATGTGAAGGATTCACTTGCTGTCACTGTGGGTATTGAAGATAATCTTGCCAATGGGCCTGATCACAAACCAGCTGCAGTTGTCCAGTTACCCCCAGAACAAGGATCTGGTGGACCTGCTGTACGCAGTGTTTTTGAGATTGATTATGTACCCCTCTGGGGATTCACATCTTTATGTGGACGGAGACCAGAAATGGAAGATGCACTTGCAACCGTACCCAGGTTTATGAAAATTCCTATTCAAATGCTAATCGGTGATCGAGCACTTGATGGAGTGACGAAATGTTTAAGTCACTTGACAGCTCACTTCTTTGGAGTCTATGATGGTCATGGTGGCTCTCAG GTTGCAAACTATTGTCGGGAGCGATTCCATTCTGCTTTGGCTGAGGAGTTGGACCTTCTTATGGCCAAATTGAAGGAAGGAAGTACTAATGATGATTGCCAAGAACAGTGGAGGAAAGCATTTAGCAATACTTTTCTCAAGGTTGATGCTGAGATTGGAGGAGAAGCTAATGGTGCACCTGTTGCTCCTGAAACTGTTGGCTCTACTGCCGCTGTTGCTATTGTTTGCTCCTCTCATATCATTGTGGCTAATTGTGGTGATTCTAGAGTGGTCCTGTGCCGTGGAAAAGAACCCTTGGCACTGTCAGTGGATCATAAA CCAAATCGTGAAGACGAATATGCGAGGATTGAAGCGGCTGGAGGCAAAGTCATACAGTGGAATGGCCATCGTGTGTTTGGTGTTCTTGCAATGTCAAGGTCCATAG GTGATAGGTATCTAAAACCCTGGATTATACCTGATCCTGAAGTCATGTTTATACCTCGAACCAGAGATGATGAATGCCTCATTCTTGCGAGCGATGGTTTATGGGATGTTATGAGCAATGAGGAGGTTTGTGAAATGGCTCGAAAACGGATTCTCCTCTGGCATAAAAAAAATGGTGTCACACTTCCCATGGAGAGGGGTGAAATAATTGATCCTGCAGCTCAAGCAGCAGCGGAGTGCCTCTCGAATCGTGCTCTTCAAAAGGGTAGCAAGGACAACATAACTGTGATCGTGGTGGATTTGAAAGCGCAAAGAAAGTTTAAAAGCAAATCATAA